A single region of the Triticum dicoccoides isolate Atlit2015 ecotype Zavitan chromosome 2B, WEW_v2.0, whole genome shotgun sequence genome encodes:
- the LOC119361967 gene encoding uncharacterized protein LOC119361967: MALRSLVRKMPALGLRPPPTANLMGPVRALSPAAGSRLMSHGAPAIDRLCAEIYSEDEMARVREEINRLRAETDQNRIELKKQDAEGLKMIEMTQQVMDAAEASYNEAARHNTEAIKSIMEDFRKIDKACDVVLISCPLLIILMAMAM, encoded by the exons ATGGCGCTGCGCTCTCTTGTTAGAAAGATGCCGGCCCTGGGTCTCAGGCCGCCGCCGACGGCCAACCTTATGGGTCCCGTCCGGGCGCTGTCGCCGGCGGCGGGTTCTCGGCTCATGTCCCATGGGGCTCCG GCAATCGATCGCTTGTGCGCGGAGATCTATTCTGAAGACGAGATGGCTAGGGTTCGGGAGGAAATAAATCGCCTGCGCGCGGAGACTGACCAGAACCGCATAGAGTTAAAAAAGCAGGACGCTGAGGGGTTGAAGATGATTGAGATGACCCAACAAGTCATGGACGCAGCTGAAGCTTCTTATAATGAAGCCGCCAG GCATAATACTGAAGCCATTAAAAGCATAATGGAAGATTTTCGGAAAATAGACAAGGCATGTGACGTTGTTCTCATTAGCTGTCCGCTGCTGATTATCCTTATGGCCATGGCTATGTAG